Genomic segment of Salvia splendens isolate huo1 chromosome 12, SspV2, whole genome shotgun sequence:
ggtgtttgattaaaaaaaaaaaaaaaaaaaaaaaaaaaaaaaaaaaaaaaaaaagaggttcCCCCATTATGTCCTTGTCGCCATGTCTTGCTTTCCTTTCCCACCTTGGTCCGCGGGTTGTGGCTGATTTGGTGGGGCGGTGTGGTAGTTCCTCCTCGGTGGCCTTTCCCTCTTCCCCGTTGCATAGCACGCATCACTCGCATGACCAACATGCTTGCATTCTTGGCAATaagatggtatcttgtcccaccgcacttgctgcaccgtttctcgacCACAAATATCAAGGATTATTTCTTCGGGAGGCGGTTTTGTGAGGTCTATCTCAATCCAAATTCGAGCGAAGGATAGTCTAGACTTGTTGGCCGTGGCTCGGTCGACTTGGATGGGGGGTACCaaggagcttgccgatggcgaataaggcgcaTTGATCAAAGAGGTGGATTGGGAGCCCGATTATATTACACCAAATTGCTgcaatcggggactcacaatatgcgtcgaaatccggggaccatttgaaaatCCTCATTGGGTGACGATCAATGAGCCATACGGGTGTTCCCTTTGGTCCTCCGAGAAGTCGTGCATAATCCGACAAATCCTCGCATTGAATAAGGATATGTTTAGCGTTAAAGTAATTCCAACTAAAACCACGCCGAAATTTAACACTTTCTAGGGCTTTTTGAATTTGGAGTCCCGTTGGGATAGAatgagaaaacttacccacaatggcgtgcccCATGCTTTCGGCCAGCTTTTGCGTTTCGgccccggagaagtagatggtcGGGATGCCATTGGACACAGAGGCAAAGCCAATGTTATTAAGCTTTTCCGGCTCGAAGGCTTGAGGGCCCTTTGGGTCGTTAGATCCTTTAAGGAGGTCCGCCATCGACTTCGGCTTGCCGGGGTGGCCCGAGGGCGGcacgccccccccccccctgtTGGGTGCCGATATTCGGACCCCATGGTGCGGCTGTTTGTTTTGGGATGTCCATTGCCGTCGGCTGGGTTGATGCTCTCGAACTCACGCCCTCCCCCTCGGCTTCACAATGGTTGGCCATAGCCATGCTTAGGTTCACCTCGGCCAAGGGAGGGTAAACACTTGTGCCGGCGCTTTGTAGCGGTTGGTTTCCCCACTTCGTCCGAACCCCAAGTTGGCGTCCCTTGGGTGTGACTTTCCGGCTTCAAAGGTGTATCGTATTTTGAGTGTCCTACCTTTTCCAAGGGGGGGAAAATCCTCATACGATGGGTTGTGTGTCGCCGCACTCGAAGGCATTGCTGGTTCAATTCTCGGCTGGCGAGTATTGTATGGCTCCGGTGCCACGGGTTCGGTTTCCGGCGGCCCAGCGGTTAGAAGTGGTTGCGCGGCCAAGGCATCCATCATTTCCGCCGAGTCCAAAGAGGCTAGGTGGATGAGCTCCGCCTCCTTTGGTAGCTTAGGGTTCTCAACTTCGATGGGTTCACGTGAACCTTTGGTTCGGAAAGGCACAAAAGCACTTTCGGAAGTTAGTTTTGTTCCTATAGCTGAATTGGGTAACTTGCCTTGCTGCAAAAAGGATGTCATATTTGGTTGTTTTGAGGCTTCAACGGCTCCTTGTGGACCAGCAGCACGTGATGTCCCAGCTTGGCAAAGCGCCAATTGACTTTCGAAGGGTGGAAGTGTTGGTGTGGccaattcgggcaagttgactatctcgGCCTCCAAAGCTCCCTGTCCCATTCTAGGACCATCTCTCACCACTCGCACATCATGGAGGCTGGAGTCCCCACCATCGGCGATGACCCCCCCAACACCGTCGGACTCATGGCCGGCGGCTGAGCCACCCATGGCCGAATCAGCGTCGGCGTGGGCCTTGATGCGCATTCTTTCACTTTCAGCGTTGGGACATGGAGGGGGCTTGTCCGGCGGTTGGCTATCACTTGCGAGTTGGCCGGAGCTCGCGGGGAAGATGACCGTTTTGCACTTGAGATTTCCGGCGAAGGCGCCATCTTCGTCACCAAAAGAAAGTTTCTTTCGTAGTTGTTTATCCTCCGGGAGTGGGGAGAGGATGAAGCGTTTCCGGCCATCTCCCTTCGAAGGAGGAGCCGGAGTATTCTTGCGGGCCTTGTACCTCGCCTTGCTCTCCTTCACTTTCATGGCTTTAGTCGGAGGTTTGGGTAGCTCCTCCTCGGGGGACCGAAAGACCATTTGCTGGTCCGTGAGTTCGCGCGCTTCCTCGAAAGCAGGTTCGGGGTCCGGTTGGGGGTCCGGCATGTCCGGCCGTGGAGCAAAGACCGGCGTAGATGCAAGTGGACAAGCTCTTGTGAGGATCAGCCGGTTCGGGGGATAGGGGACAACCACCAAGGAGGGTGATGAACGGTGAAGAACCGTCGGAGGAGGGAGTGGTGCTTGGCATGGGTCGGCTAATGTCGTCGGGTGGCGAGGTGGTGGTGGGAGGTTGGCGGCGGAGGTCAAAGGTGGGGCAATAGGGTGGagtattttagagagaaggaggagcttctctcaAAAGGTCccgaaaacctctttgttccactcctttagTGCTCTTTTAACTCTGGAATGTTTAATTTGGATGTTTAGAAGGCCTCCCGCCCCAGTGGGCTCTTCCCATGCATTCTTAACTACAGCCAAAAATCCCTCATGTCGGATCCAcgtgttctggaacctgaatgccttcCCCCCGATGGCAATGTTCGACATTTTGCATCGTGCTAGGACTGGTCTGTGGTCCGAGGTGATTCGTGGGAGGTTCGTTACTCGGGTGGCCTCGAAGACCCTAGTCCAAGCCTCATTAACAAGCACTTTATCCTGCCGTTCAAATAGACCGTTTTTGGCCCAAGTAAATTCCGCCCCATCGAACCCTGGGTCCACGAGTCGGCAATCCTCAATTGCCTCTGCAAAATCGACCATCTCGGCCTGCCGGTTGGTTTCGCTCCCATTTCTGTCCCGGTGggatagaatggtgttgaagtcaccaTCTATAATCCATGGTATTCCCTCGAGGGTTCCAGCGATCTCTCTGATCTTATCCCACAAAAGGTATCTCTCAGAtcttgtgcatttggcgtacacggccgaGATAGCTAGAGGGCTAGCAATGCGATGTGACTTGAGCCTCCCGTGAAAGATTTGTTCGGAGTCccaatcaatatcaaaagtagagCCTTCTTCCGCAAACAACCAAATCTTGCCGCTTGTGTTCGAGCCGATGAAGGGCAGCCCCACGGCCTTGGAGAACCGGACCGGATCAGGGGTTGtaagcggttccattattgcaagaaataacacATTATGACATTTAATCAGTCTTTTCAATACTtgttgggttgacgcatttgcgatccccctcacgttccaaaacatgatgtCGTAAGATATcattaagagatggggtaaTTACCCGAAGGGGATGAAGGCCCTGCCTGACATTGGATGATTTGTTGCTCTTTGTTCTTTGCGTGATCCTCGGCATCGCTTAGGTGAAGATTGCCTCCCCCCGTCTCGCACCCCACTTGCGCGTCCATGACCGAGCcttccgcatccccacaattgtcaacatcaaattctccactCTCCATGAGGGAGTAGTGTTGGTTAGTGCTCATATGGTTTTTCATCGCGAAGAATCCACGTCCCCTTGTCATGGAATGCCGCGCGCCCCCTCTCGAGTTCCCGCGTGTAGACGGGTAAGCCACACGTTTCTCATTGGGGCCTTCCCTCCCCGCCTCTGAATGTTCATGCATTGGCGTCGGTGTCTCAAAGTGCGAATATGGTGGTTCCCTTTGGTTCCCATCCCCGAGCTTTACCCCCATATCGTATGTTCCGCTATGCATTTCACTCCCCTCGTGAGGTTCCCCCATTATGTCCGGTCCCTCCCAAATTGTTTCAACGGCACCTTCTCCAAGTGAGTTGTTGCTTGATCTATCACCCGCCTTTCCTTTTTTCCTTCCTTGGCGTTTCCATTCATTTGAGTTAGGGGCGCTTGTCGCCATGTCTTGCTTTCCATTCCCACCTTGGTCCGCGGGTTGTGGCTGATTTGGTGGAGCGGTGTGGTAGTTCCTCCTCGGTGGCCTTTCCCCGTTGCATAGCACGCATCACTCGCATGACCAACATGCTTGCATTCTTGGCAATaagatggtatcttgtcccaccgcacttgctgcaccgtttctcgacCACAAATATCAAGGATTATTTCTTCGGgaggcggttttgtgatgtctatctcaaTGCAAATTCGAGCGAAGGATAGTCTAGACTTGTTGGCCGTGGCTCGGTCGACTTGGATGGGGGTACCaaggagcttgccgatggcgaataaggcggattgatCAAAGAGGTGGATTGGGAGCCCGATTATATTACACCAAATTGCTgcaatcggggactcacaatatgcTTCGAAATCtggggaccatttgaaaaccCTCATTGGGTGACGATCAATGAGCCATACGGGTGTTCCCTTTGGTCCTCCGAGAAGTCGTGCATAATCCGACAAATCCTCGCATTGAATAAGGATATGTTTAGCGTTAAAGTATTTCCAACTAAAACCACGCCGAAATTTAACACTTTCTAGGGCTTTTTGAATTTGGAGTCCCGTTGGGATAGAatgagaaaacttacccacaatggcgtgcccCATGCTTTCGGCCAGCTTTTGCGTTTCTgccccggagaagtagatggtcGGGATGCCATTGGACACGGAGGCTAAGCCAATGTTATTAAGCTTTTCCGGCTCGAAGGCTTGATGGCCATTTGGGTCGTTGGATCCTTTAAGGAGGTCCGCCATCGACTTCGGCTTGCCGGGGTAGCCCGAGGGCggcaccccccccccccttgtTGGGTGCCGATATTCGGACCCCATGGTGCGGCTGTTTGTTTTGGGATGTCCATTGCCGTCGGCTGGGTCGATGCTCTCGAACTCACGCCCTCCCCCTCGGCTTCACAATGGTTGGCCATAGCCATGCTTAGGTTCACCTCGGCCAAGGGAGGGTTAACACTTGTGCCGGCGCTTTGTAGCGGTTGGTTTCCCCACTTCGTCCGAACCCCAAGTTGAGCGTCCCTTGGGTGTGACTTTCCGGCTTCAAAGGTGTATCGTATTTTGAGTGTCCTACCTTTTCCAAGGGGGGGAAAATCCTCATACGATGGGTTGTGTGTCGCCGCACTCGAAGGCATTGCTGGTTCAATTCTCGGCTGGCGAGTATTGTATGGCTCCGGTGCCATGGGTTAGGTTTCCGGCGGCCCAGCGGTTAGAAGTGGTTGCGCGGCCAAGGCATCCATCATTTCCGCCGAGTCCAAACCGGCTAGGTGGATGAGCTCCGCCTCCTTTGGTAGCTTAGGGTTCTCAACTTCGATGGGTTCACGTGAACCTTTGGTGCGGAAAGGCACAAAAGCACTTTCGGAAGTTAGTTTTGTCCCTATAGCTGAATTGGGTAACTTGCCTTGCTGCAAAAAGGATGTCATATTTGGTTGTTTTGAGGCTTCAACAGCTCCTTGTGGACCAGCAGCACGTTATGTCCCAGCTTGGCAAGGCGCCAATTGACTTTCGAAGGGTGGAAGTGTTGGTGTGGccaattcgggcaagttgactatctcgGCCTCCAAAGCTCCCTGTCCCATTCTAGGACCATCTCTCACCACTCTCACATCATGGAGGCTGGAGTCCCCACCATCGGCGATGACCCCCCCAACACCGTCGGACTCATGGCCGGCGGCTGAACCACCCATGGACGAATCAGCGTCGGCGTGGGCCTTAATGCGCATTCTTTCACTTTCAGCATTGGGACATGGAGGGGCTTGTCCGGCGGTTGGCTATCACTTGCGAGTTGGCCAGAGCTCGCGGGGAAGATGACCGTTTTGCAATTGAGATTTCCGGCGAAGGCGCCATCTTCGTCACCAAAAGAAAGTTTCTTTCGTAGTTGTTTATCCTCCGGGAGTGGGGAGAGGATGAAGCGTTTCCGGCCATCTCCCTTCGAAGGAGGAGCCGGAGTATTCTTGCGGGCCTTGTACCTTGCCTTGCTCTCTTTCACTTTCATGGCTTTAGTCGGAGGTTTGGGTAGCTCCTCCTCGGGGGACCGAAAGACCATTTGCTGGTCCGTGAGTTCGCGCGCTTCCTCGAAAGCAGGTTCAGGGTCCGGTTGGGGGTCTGGCATGTCCGGCCGTAGAGCAAAGACCGGCGTAGATGCGAGTGGACAAGCTCTTGTGAGGATCAGCCGGTTCGGGGGATTGGGGAGTGGTGCGTGGCATGGGTCGGCTAATGTCGTCGGGTGGCGAGGTGGTGGTGGGAGGTTGGCGGCGGAGGTCAAAGGTGGGGCAATAGGGTGGagtattttagagagaaggaggagcttctctcaAAAGGTCccgaaaacctctttgttccactcctttagTGCTCTTTTAACTCTGGAATGTTTAATTTGGATGTTTAGAAGGCCGCCCGCCCCAGTGGGCTCTTCCCATGCATTCTTAACTACAGCCAAAAATCCCTCATGTCGGATCCAcgtgttctggaacctgaatgccttcCCCCCGATGGCAATGTTCGACATTTTGCATCGTGCTAGGACTGGTCTGTGGTCCGAGGTGATTCGTGGGAGGTTCGTTACTCGGGTGGCCTCGAAGACCCTAGTCCAAGCCTCAttaacaagcactctatcctGCCGTTCAAATAGACCGTTTTTGGCCCAAGTAAATTCCGCCCCATCGAACCCTGGGTCCACGAGTCGGCAATCCTCAATTGCCTCTGCAAAATCGACCATCTCGGCCTGCCGGTTGGTGTCGCTCCCAGTTCTGTCCCGGTGggatagaatggtgttgaagtcaccaccTATAATCCATGGTATTCCCTCGAGGATTCCAGcgatctctctcatcttatcccacAAAAGGTATCTCTCAGatcttgtacatttggcgtacacggccgaGATAGCTAGAGGGCTAGCAATGCGATGTGACTTGAGCCTCCCGTGAAAGAATTGTTCGGAGTCccaatcaatatcaaaagtagagCTTTATTCCGCAAACAACCAAATCTTGCCGCTTGTGTTCGAGCCGATGAAGGGCAGCCCCACAGCCTTGGAGAACCGGACCGGATCAGGGGTTGtaagcggttccattattgcaagaaataacacattatgacatttaatcaatcttttcaatacgtgttgggttgacgcatttgcgatcccactcacgttccaaaacatgatgtTGTAAGATATcattaagagatggggtaaTTACCCGAAGGGGATGAAGGCCCTGCCTGACATTGGATGATTTGTTGCTCTTTGGTTCCCATCCCCGAGCTTTACCCCCATATCGTATGTTCTTTGCGTGATCCTCGGCATCGCTTAGGTGAAGATTGCCTCCCCCCGTCTCGCACCCCACTTGCGCGTCCATGACCGAGCcttccgcatccccacaatagtcaacatcaaattctccactCTCCATGTGGGAGTAGTGTTGGTTAGTGCTCATATGGTTTTTCATCGCGAAGAATCCACGTCCCGTCGTCATGGAATTCCGCGCGCCCCCGCTCGAGTTCCCACGTGTAGACGGGTAAGCCACACGTTTCACATTGGGGCCTCCCCTCCCCGCCTCCGAATGTTCATGCATTGGCGTCGGTGTCTCAAAGTGCGAATATGGTGGTTCCCTTTGGTTCCCATCCCCGAGCTTTACCCCCATATCGTATGTTCCGCTATGCATTTCACTCCCCTCGTGAGGTTCCCCCATTATGTCCGGTCCCACCCAAATTGTTTCAACGGCACCTTCTCCAAGTGAGTTGTTGCTTGATCTATCACCCGCCTTTCCTTTTTTCCTTCCTTGGCGTTTCCATTCATTAGAGTTAGGGGCGCTTGTCGCCATGTCTTGCTTTCCATTCCCACCTTGGTACGCGGGTTGTGGCTGACTTGGTGGAGCGGTGTGGTAGTTCCTCCTCGGTGGCCTTTCCCTCTTCCCCGTTGCATAGCACGCATCACTCGCATGACCAACATGCTTGCATTCTTGGCAATaagatggtatcttgtcccaccgcacttgctgcaccgtttctcgacCACAAATATCAAGGATTATTTCTTCGGgaggcggttttgtgatgtctatctcaaTGCAAATTCGAGCGAAGGATAGTCTAGACTTGTTGGCCGTGGCTCGGTCGACTTGGATGGGGGTACCaaggagcttgccgatggcgaataaggcggattgatCAAAGAGGTGGATTGGGAGCCCGATTATATTACACCAAATTGCTgcaatcggggactcacaatatgcTTCGAAATCtggggaccatttgaaaaccCTCATTGGGTGACGATCAATGAGCCATACGGGTGTTCCCTTTGGTCCTCCGAGAAGTCGTGCACAATCCGACAAATCCTCGCATTGAATAAGGATATGTTTAGCGTTAAAGTATTTCCAACTAAAACCACGCCGAAATTTAACACTTTCTAGGGCTTTTTGAATTTGGAGTCCCGTTGGGATAGAatgagaaaacttacccacaatggcgtgcccCATGCTTTCGGCCAGCTTTTGCGTTTCTgccccggagaagtagatggtcGGGATGCCATTGGACACGGAGGCTAAGCCAATGTTATTAAGCTTTTCCGGCTCGAAGGCTTGATGGCCATTTGGGTCGTTGGATCCTTTAAGGAGGTCCGCCATCGACTTCGGCTTGCCGGGGTAGCCCGAGGGCggcacccccccccccccttgttGGGTGCCGATATTCGGACCCCATGGTGCGGCTGTTTGTTTTGGGATGTCCATTGCCGTCGGCTGGGTCGATGCTCTCGAACTCACGCCCTCCCCCTCGGCTTCACAATGGTTGGCCATAGCCATGCTTAGGTTCACCTCGGCCAAGGGAGGGTTAACACTTGTGCCGGCGCTTTGTAGCGGTTGGTTTCCCCACTTCGTCCGAACCCCAAGTTGAGCGTCCCTTGGGTGTGACTTTCCGGCTTCAAAGGTGTATCGTATTTTGAGTGTCCTACCTTTTCCAAGGGGGGGAAAATCCTCATACGATGGGTTGTGTGTCGCCGCACTCGAAGGCATTGCTGGTTCAATTCTCGGCTGGCGAGTATTGTATGGCTCCGGTGCCATGGGTTAGGTTTCCGGCGGCCCAGCGGTTAGAAGTGGTTGCGCGGCCAAGGCATCCATCATTTCCGCCGAGTCCAAACCGGCTAGGTGGATGAGCTCCGCCTCCTTTGGTAGCTTAGGGTTCTCAACTTCGATGGGTTCACGTGAACCTTTGGTGCGGAAAGGCACAAAAGCACTTTCGGAAGTTAGTTTTGTCCCTATAGCTGAATTGGGTAACTTGCCTTGCTGCAAAAAGGATGTCATATTTGGTTGTTTTGAGGCTTCAACAGCTCCTTGTGGACCAGCAGCACGTGATGTCCCAGCTT
This window contains:
- the LOC121757875 gene encoding uncharacterized protein LOC121757875; translation: MADLLKGSNDPNGHQAFEPEKLNNIGLASVSNGIPTIYFSGAETQKLAESMGHAIVGKFSHSIPTGLQIQKALESVKFRRGFSWKYFNAKHILIQCEDLSDCARLLGGPKGTPVWLIDRHPMRVFKWSPDFEAYCESPIAAIWCNIIGLPIHLFDQSALFAIGKLLGTPIQVDRATANKSRLSFARICIEIDITKPPPEEIILDICGRETVQQVRWDKIPSYCQECKHVGHASDACYATGKRERPPRRNYHTAPPSQPQPAYQGGNGKQDMATSAPNSNEWKRQGRKKGKAGDRSSNNSLGEGAVETIWVGPDIMGEPHEGSEMHSGTYDMGVKLGDGNQREPPYSHFETPTPMHEHSEAGRGGPNVKRVAYPSTRGNSSGGARNSMTTGRGFFAMKNHMSTNQHYSHMESGEFDVDYCGDAEGSVMDAQVGCETGGGNLHLSDAEDHAKNIRYGGKARGWEPKSNKSSNVRQGLHPLRMREIAGILEGIPWIIGGDFNTILSHRDRTGSDTNRQAEMVDFAEAIEDCRLVDPGFDGAEFTWAKNGLFERQDRVLVNEAWTRVFEATRVTNLPRITSDHRPVLARCKMSNIAIGGKAFRFQNTWIRHEGFLAVVKNAWEEPTGAGGLLNIQIKHSRVKRALKEWNKEVFGTF
- the LOC121757874 gene encoding uncharacterized protein LOC121757874, with the protein product MEPLTTPDPVRFSKAVGLPFIGSNTSGKIWLFAEEGSTFDIDWDSEQIFHGRLKSHRIASPLAISAVYAKCTRSERYLLWDKIREIAGTLEGIPWIIDGDFNTILSHRDRNGSETNRQAEMVDFAEAIEDCRLVDPGFDGAEFTWAKNGLFERQDKVLVNEAWTRVFEATRVTNLPRITSDHRPVLARCKMSNIAIGGKAFRFQNTWIRHEGFLAVVKNAWEEPTGAGGLLNIQIKHSRVKRALKEWNKEVFGTF